In one window of Pseudodesulfovibrio sediminis DNA:
- a CDS encoding sensor histidine kinase translates to MKRLTAINAPTGRRRTRQYILASLLCVVLVVVMACTGGCLRQSSVPPKAVAGVLDIRGIDLAQSGPLSLHGEWEFYWDRLLTPADFLAEAPEPSGMFTLPGTWNHAPEELNLSRTGQATYRLHLLTNPGDAPLEIRLVDIQMAYKLWANGVVVAHSGIVGISAEDEAPKRSLRIGEIVSRDGKVELVLQVSNHHFRVGGIPETIVVGPVGALQEQRTQAWALALFFAGSILVIGVYHLTLYFVRRRDVAPLYFGLYCLLTIGYTINSNTSGWVMTMLVPDINPAFMENFALLCYMAWPSARFRFFKTLYPEEFHKTIYRLGDVRTVVFIGFMLFAPGVSLYWYVLGCLVMSLVFGLYNIQRLTISVRQGRAGAWLMLTGCTIHMVLGINDILVHANWLDSSYVVEIGMFIFALCQAVALAQYTNSAFQAVAQLSGELENKNLRLQEEMEERDRLEREVVNISEEERRRISHELHDGLCQNLTGARLRATALKRRLKETDGGEDIEMLSALLDASVNDAYNTSHGLWPVEHDPDMPGPSLSDLARRVSKASGMNVTFEKNLRCVHCDNPHATMLYRIAQEALANAVKHSQANSVSMTLRCEGSRCLVLTVCDDGIGREAASKIENERTGGIGLGIMNHRARIIGAELRIEDAQDCGTVVTCSIDCTTSPGGAENWGEGA, encoded by the coding sequence TTGAAGCGTTTGACGGCCATCAATGCTCCCACGGGAAGGCGGCGCACTCGGCAGTATATTCTGGCGAGCCTGCTGTGCGTGGTTCTTGTGGTCGTTATGGCTTGTACGGGAGGATGCCTCCGGCAATCCAGCGTTCCCCCCAAGGCTGTAGCAGGTGTGTTGGATATTAGGGGAATCGATCTGGCCCAAAGCGGCCCTTTGTCTCTTCACGGAGAATGGGAGTTCTACTGGGATCGGTTGCTTACCCCGGCTGATTTTCTCGCCGAAGCCCCGGAGCCTTCGGGCATGTTCACCCTTCCGGGAACATGGAATCATGCCCCGGAAGAGTTGAATTTGAGTCGGACGGGGCAGGCGACCTATAGATTGCATCTGCTCACCAATCCGGGGGATGCACCTCTTGAAATCAGGTTGGTCGACATTCAGATGGCTTACAAGTTGTGGGCCAATGGGGTCGTTGTTGCCCACAGCGGCATAGTGGGGATTTCAGCAGAGGATGAAGCTCCGAAACGCTCACTGCGTATCGGGGAAATAGTCTCTCGTGACGGTAAAGTGGAGTTGGTACTCCAAGTCTCCAATCACCATTTCCGCGTCGGCGGTATCCCCGAAACGATTGTCGTCGGTCCGGTCGGAGCGTTGCAGGAGCAGCGAACGCAGGCATGGGCGCTGGCCCTATTCTTTGCCGGGAGCATTCTGGTCATCGGCGTCTACCATCTCACTCTCTATTTTGTTCGTCGTAGGGATGTTGCGCCGCTGTATTTCGGGCTGTATTGTCTGCTCACAATCGGCTATACCATCAATTCCAACACCTCCGGGTGGGTCATGACCATGCTGGTGCCGGATATCAATCCGGCGTTCATGGAGAACTTCGCTCTGTTGTGCTACATGGCCTGGCCTTCGGCCCGCTTTCGTTTTTTCAAGACGCTGTATCCCGAGGAATTTCACAAGACCATATATCGGCTGGGCGATGTACGGACTGTCGTTTTCATTGGCTTCATGCTCTTCGCCCCCGGTGTTTCCCTGTATTGGTATGTTCTCGGCTGCCTGGTGATGTCCCTGGTTTTTGGCCTATATAACATTCAGCGGCTGACGATTAGCGTTCGGCAGGGCCGCGCCGGAGCATGGTTGATGCTTACGGGTTGCACCATTCACATGGTGCTGGGTATCAATGATATTTTGGTACACGCCAATTGGCTCGACTCCTCCTACGTGGTGGAAATCGGCATGTTTATCTTCGCGTTGTGTCAGGCCGTTGCTCTGGCTCAGTACACTAACAGCGCCTTCCAGGCCGTAGCTCAGCTTTCCGGCGAGCTTGAAAACAAGAATCTGCGCTTGCAGGAAGAGATGGAAGAGCGGGACCGGCTGGAGCGGGAGGTCGTCAACATCAGTGAAGAGGAACGGCGGCGTATCAGTCATGAATTGCATGACGGGCTGTGCCAGAATTTGACCGGCGCGCGCTTGCGTGCGACAGCGTTGAAGAGACGACTCAAAGAGACCGATGGCGGTGAGGATATTGAGATGTTGTCAGCCTTGCTTGATGCATCCGTGAATGATGCATACAACACGTCGCATGGCCTGTGGCCGGTGGAGCACGACCCGGACATGCCCGGTCCTTCTCTGAGCGATCTGGCACGACGGGTGTCCAAAGCCTCCGGCATGAACGTCACGTTTGAGAAAAATCTGCGTTGCGTCCATTGCGACAACCCGCATGCAACCATGTTGTATCGCATCGCACAGGAAGCCCTGGCCAATGCGGTCAAGCATTCCCAGGCGAATAGTGTTTCCATGACATTGCGCTGTGAAGGCTCGCGTTGTCTTGTGCTGACGGTCTGTGACGATGGCATAGGGCGTGAGGCTGCATCGAAAATTGAAAATGAGCGAACAGGCGGAATCGGATTGGGGATTATGAACCACCGGGCACGAATTATTGGTGCAGAGCTACGCATTGAGGACGCGCAGGACTGCGGTACTGTGGTGACGTGTTCCATCGACTGCACTACGTCACCGGGCGGGGCTGAGAATTGGGGGGAGGGCGCATGA
- a CDS encoding response regulator transcription factor codes for MTEVSQRVQVLLADDHPAVRQGLTILLESANYTIAREVGSCAEAKLFIETGRFQLAVLDLSMEDGSGIDLLADLSANGIAVLVYSMHEEPETINHALRCGARGYVTKREEPEVVLDGAEAVLDGERFISPRCTQVLTENSGRIEDEVPLFVLSDREKDIFAAMGAGESNIDIAEKMNISPRTVETYMSRIVNKLGVESVPALRKLAIYKAVIGV; via the coding sequence ATGACAGAGGTAAGTCAGCGTGTTCAGGTGTTGCTTGCGGACGACCATCCAGCGGTGCGTCAGGGGTTGACCATTCTTCTTGAGTCAGCGAATTACACCATAGCAAGAGAGGTTGGAAGCTGCGCAGAAGCCAAACTCTTCATCGAAACGGGCAGATTCCAGTTGGCAGTTCTCGATCTTTCAATGGAAGACGGCAGTGGGATTGATCTTCTGGCAGATTTGTCGGCAAATGGCATTGCGGTGCTAGTCTATTCAATGCATGAGGAACCGGAAACCATCAACCATGCCCTGCGGTGTGGCGCGCGGGGCTATGTTACCAAGCGGGAGGAACCAGAGGTGGTGCTGGATGGCGCAGAGGCGGTTCTTGATGGTGAGCGATTCATTAGTCCGCGCTGCACGCAAGTCCTGACAGAGAACAGCGGAAGGATTGAAGATGAGGTGCCGTTGTTTGTCCTCAGTGACAGGGAGAAAGATATTTTTGCGGCGATGGGGGCTGGGGAATCCAACATTGATATAGCCGAGAAAATGAATATAAGCCCCAGAACCGTGGAAACTTACATGTCCCGGATTGTCAACAAGCTGGGAGTCGAAAGCGTACCTGCATTACGGAAGCTCGCTATATATAAGGCAGTTATAGGAGTATGA
- a CDS encoding PAS domain S-box protein, whose protein sequence is MTSLGKIRIYNLDTFNEARKKLLRLTSRLGFDTINATKIVTICSELCRPVLIANNSLQIRLGIEPVGQRLALKFQFDFDEPTRPTLATSVFFDSIISGEDLPSSTFRATRLFPNRSFRVSKTLIDELSQMIALPTREELFQNIETKKTELEKEVIERKRTEQALRESEKRILTILEGTPDALIIIDQSGTITFANSQAETTFKYSKEELLGQSIEILVPESIRPSHSQWVKKYFQSPVNVQLLATKAIIHGGEHIIVDIKLNPIETNAGTQVIASIRDVTEQQEAQESIKKLSQVVEQSPVSVMITDNEGDIEYVNPAFSSITGYSLEDVIGQKPSILKSGKTPLSVYEELWGTIVKGQHWKGSLINCRKNGEEYWESAIIAPISNDSGEITHFVAVKEDITERMRMEETVRESEIKYRELVENASSIILKLDIEGNITFFNEFAQKFFGYTEDEVVGKRILGTLVPKTESSGRDLSELIFKIAHDPDKYENSSNENMLKDGSRVWVNWTNKALYGVNDNELIGALCVGQDITKQKNAQDERDAAAKALDEHNKALAELSKKLSKYLSPQVFDSIFSGDKDVQLTTERKKLTIFFSDIKDFTKTTEDLQPEDLTALLNRYFTEMSIISMEYGATIDKFIGDAMLMFFGDPKTLGVKEDAMQCVRMAVAMQHRMKELEDEWKGLGYEKPFRMRVGINTGYCTVGNFGSEERMDYTIIGGEVNLAARLEGQADPGGILMSYETFSQVSDIIAAEEREPIMVKGIRRKVRPYSAVGLYDHLAEGDRFINYHDDGLKLQVDMKKLNAVARKAGIRELERALEKLKSK, encoded by the coding sequence ATGACCTCCCTCGGCAAGATCAGAATCTACAACCTGGATACTTTTAACGAAGCGCGCAAGAAGCTCCTTCGTTTAACATCCCGACTTGGTTTTGACACCATCAACGCGACAAAGATTGTCACCATCTGTTCCGAGCTATGCAGACCTGTCCTTATAGCAAATAATTCACTTCAAATACGTCTAGGCATAGAGCCGGTTGGCCAACGACTTGCCCTTAAATTTCAATTTGATTTCGATGAACCGACCCGGCCGACATTGGCCACAAGCGTTTTTTTCGATTCCATCATTTCCGGTGAGGATCTTCCATCATCCACTTTCCGCGCAACAAGACTCTTCCCGAACCGGAGTTTCCGGGTTTCCAAAACACTGATTGATGAATTGAGCCAGATGATTGCTCTCCCAACCCGCGAAGAGCTCTTCCAAAACATCGAGACAAAAAAAACAGAATTGGAAAAGGAAGTTATTGAACGCAAAAGGACTGAACAGGCATTGCGCGAAAGTGAAAAGCGCATTCTGACCATATTGGAAGGGACTCCTGATGCGCTGATCATTATCGATCAATCAGGCACCATTACCTTCGCCAACTCGCAAGCAGAGACCACCTTTAAGTATTCAAAAGAAGAGTTGCTCGGTCAATCCATTGAAATACTTGTGCCGGAGTCCATACGTCCTTCCCATTCACAATGGGTCAAAAAATATTTCCAATCTCCAGTCAATGTCCAATTACTGGCTACAAAAGCCATAATACACGGTGGCGAACACATCATTGTAGACATAAAGCTCAACCCGATTGAAACCAACGCAGGGACACAAGTCATCGCCTCGATTCGAGATGTGACCGAGCAACAGGAGGCGCAGGAATCCATTAAAAAACTCTCGCAGGTGGTAGAACAAAGTCCGGTTTCCGTCATGATCACTGACAATGAGGGGGATATAGAATACGTCAACCCGGCTTTTTCCAGCATCACTGGGTATTCTCTGGAAGATGTTATTGGGCAAAAGCCCTCTATTCTCAAGTCAGGCAAGACTCCATTGTCAGTGTATGAAGAACTCTGGGGAACTATCGTCAAAGGACAACACTGGAAAGGATCGCTGATTAACTGCCGTAAAAACGGCGAAGAATATTGGGAAAGTGCCATTATAGCGCCCATCTCCAACGACTCGGGGGAAATCACGCATTTCGTTGCAGTCAAGGAAGACATCACGGAACGGATGCGCATGGAAGAAACGGTACGCGAAAGCGAAATCAAATATCGCGAACTGGTCGAGAACGCGAGCAGCATCATTCTCAAGCTCGATATCGAAGGAAATATCACTTTTTTCAATGAGTTTGCTCAAAAATTCTTTGGATACACAGAGGACGAGGTTGTCGGCAAAAGAATTTTGGGAACCCTGGTTCCCAAAACGGAATCCTCTGGCAGAGACCTCAGCGAATTAATTTTCAAAATAGCCCATGATCCTGACAAGTATGAAAACTCCTCCAATGAAAACATGCTTAAGGACGGTAGTCGCGTTTGGGTCAACTGGACGAATAAAGCTCTCTACGGCGTGAACGATAACGAGCTTATTGGAGCGCTCTGCGTAGGACAAGACATCACAAAACAGAAAAATGCACAGGACGAACGCGACGCTGCCGCCAAGGCGCTGGATGAACACAACAAGGCGTTGGCCGAGCTTTCAAAAAAACTCTCAAAATACCTTTCTCCTCAGGTTTTCGATTCCATTTTTTCAGGAGACAAGGACGTCCAACTCACAACAGAGAGAAAAAAGCTCACTATTTTCTTCAGCGACATCAAGGATTTCACCAAGACAACTGAGGATTTGCAACCAGAAGACCTTACTGCCCTTCTCAACAGATATTTCACTGAAATGTCCATAATTTCAATGGAGTACGGTGCAACCATCGACAAGTTTATCGGCGATGCCATGCTCATGTTCTTTGGTGATCCAAAAACACTGGGTGTCAAAGAGGATGCCATGCAGTGCGTTCGCATGGCTGTAGCCATGCAACACCGCATGAAAGAACTTGAAGATGAGTGGAAAGGACTAGGATACGAAAAGCCCTTCAGAATGCGAGTTGGCATCAATACGGGCTATTGCACTGTGGGAAATTTCGGCTCAGAAGAGCGGATGGATTACACCATTATCGGCGGTGAAGTGAATCTCGCGGCACGACTGGAAGGCCAGGCCGACCCCGGCGGCATACTGATGTCCTACGAGACGTTTTCGCAGGTCAGCGATATAATCGCAGCAGAAGAACGAGAACCAATCATGGTCAAAGGAATACGGCGCAAGGTTCGGCCATATTCGGCAGTCGGCCTGTACGACCACCTCGCAGAAGGTGACCGCTTCATCAATTATCACGATGACGGCTTGAAGCTCCAGGTCGACATGAAGAAACTCAATGCAGTTGCCCGCAAAGCCGGTATTCGGGAATTGGAACGAGCGTTGGAAAAACTAAAATCCAAATAG
- a CDS encoding SpoIIE family protein phosphatase produces MLKVDCHLMMRSLEESIDTCGDIGFIHVDKKTCFFALIDILGHGPEAHEVAVQAQEYLTHHHQESPADILEDLHEYLRGTRGGVAAIGCIDLKTGTLSFAGVGNITTRIFAAEYNRVLSKDGIIGYMMNRPSEQIIKLCRRDVVMLYSDGIKEHFEQHDCPGLLTGTAEEIAQRVMDTFAKGDDDSSCLIVRLIK; encoded by the coding sequence ATGCTTAAAGTCGACTGCCATTTGATGATGAGATCGCTAGAGGAATCAATAGACACATGCGGGGACATTGGTTTCATTCATGTCGATAAAAAGACCTGTTTTTTCGCACTGATTGATATACTCGGTCATGGCCCGGAAGCGCATGAGGTGGCAGTGCAGGCCCAGGAGTATTTGACACACCACCATCAAGAGTCCCCAGCCGATATCCTTGAAGACCTGCATGAATATTTACGAGGGACTCGAGGTGGTGTGGCGGCCATCGGCTGTATTGATTTGAAGACCGGCACGCTCTCTTTTGCCGGAGTCGGTAACATTACCACAAGAATCTTTGCAGCGGAGTATAACCGAGTGCTCTCAAAAGACGGGATCATTGGGTACATGATGAATCGTCCGTCAGAGCAAATCATAAAGCTCTGTCGCAGGGACGTGGTTATGCTCTATTCAGATGGGATAAAAGAACATTTTGAACAGCACGATTGCCCGGGGTTGCTGACGGGCACTGCCGAGGAGATTGCTCAGCGTGTAATGGATACCTTTGCTAAGGGCGATGACGATTCCTCCTGTCTGATTGTGAGGTTGATAAAATGA
- a CDS encoding anti-sigma regulatory factor, translated as MMRLRQNEIVDESRIELVDISDAGAAIGAARHMAAAIGFEETDQYLIATAVSELATNMIKYAGRGELTVRFIRNEERDGFEVMAIDSGPGIKNVEKAMQEHFSTGDSLGLGLPGVKRIMDELYIESRSGSGTQCVARKWRDCDA; from the coding sequence ATGATGAGATTGAGACAGAACGAGATAGTTGACGAATCCCGAATTGAATTGGTCGACATTTCAGATGCGGGAGCAGCCATTGGCGCAGCCCGCCATATGGCTGCCGCCATTGGCTTTGAGGAGACGGACCAGTACCTTATTGCCACCGCAGTTTCCGAGTTGGCCACCAATATGATCAAGTACGCCGGAAGAGGAGAATTAACAGTCAGATTCATCAGGAATGAAGAACGCGACGGTTTTGAAGTAATGGCAATTGATTCGGGACCGGGAATCAAAAACGTTGAAAAAGCAATGCAGGAACATTTCAGTACAGGCGACAGTCTTGGCCTGGGACTTCCGGGTGTAAAAAGAATTATGGACGAATTATATATAGAATCACGCTCCGGAAGTGGAACTCAATGCGTCGCTCGCAAATGGAGAGACTGCGATGCTTAA
- a CDS encoding STAS domain-containing protein — MQQTIRASSSTMNIIEGVLLVQAPENFDDATFQTLRREILQTVHAHSVRGVLLDVSAIEVIDSVSFHLLKDTSRTVTIMGAKTIFVGFQPGVVSALIDLGVEFDDIEAAREMEDAMNILKPPLPECEAIEDEEMEELETENDDQRDETENEEESVERNDEIETERDS; from the coding sequence ATGCAGCAGACTATAAGAGCTTCCAGCTCAACCATGAACATCATCGAAGGGGTTCTTTTGGTGCAAGCGCCGGAGAACTTCGATGATGCCACTTTCCAAACGTTACGCAGGGAGATATTACAAACAGTTCACGCGCATTCCGTGCGTGGGGTGCTTCTCGACGTCTCGGCAATTGAGGTGATCGATTCTGTCAGTTTCCATTTACTGAAAGACACATCACGCACAGTGACCATAATGGGGGCCAAGACGATCTTTGTCGGTTTCCAGCCAGGCGTGGTTTCCGCCTTGATAGACCTTGGCGTTGAGTTCGACGACATTGAAGCGGCACGAGAAATGGAAGACGCCATGAATATCCTCAAGCCCCCACTCCCGGAGTGTGAAGCCATAGAGGACGAAGAGATGGAAGAACTTGAAACCGAAAACGACGACCAGAGAGACGAAACAGAAAATGAAGAAGAATCAGTAGAAAGAAATGATGAGATTGAGACAGAACGAGATAGTTGA
- a CDS encoding PAS domain-containing protein translates to MTDKKKISAQKMNVDLATQVLNQLPTPVFAVNNDMEIIFMNKPGQDLLGMELDDILGSHCYTLMQSHHCETPECRMQLARETGKTCTARNEINIDGRLTPIEYTAAPLFDDNGELIGGLEYAIDITERVRDEKRLREQSRTIQEISTPAISLWDGIVVLPVLGVVDSLRAKQMMNTMLLKIKETSAKTIILDIQGVAAVDTAVANHLIKITKATKLMGCRCIISGMSPAVAESLVHLGIDLGDVATNSTLRDALGDAFTLMSLEVKKTK, encoded by the coding sequence ATGACAGACAAAAAGAAAATTTCAGCACAAAAAATGAATGTAGACCTTGCCACTCAGGTTCTCAACCAGCTCCCCACTCCAGTCTTTGCCGTGAATAATGACATGGAAATCATTTTCATGAACAAACCGGGTCAGGATCTGCTTGGAATGGAACTCGACGATATCCTTGGCTCTCACTGTTATACGCTGATGCAATCCCATCACTGCGAAACGCCGGAATGTCGCATGCAGTTGGCAAGGGAAACCGGTAAAACGTGTACCGCGCGAAACGAGATCAATATTGACGGTCGCCTGACCCCCATCGAGTATACAGCCGCCCCGCTTTTTGATGACAACGGCGAACTCATCGGCGGCTTGGAGTACGCCATAGATATCACTGAACGCGTACGAGATGAAAAACGGCTTCGTGAACAGAGTCGAACCATCCAGGAAATCTCCACCCCGGCCATCAGCCTCTGGGACGGCATAGTGGTCCTGCCAGTTCTTGGTGTTGTCGACTCCCTGCGCGCCAAGCAGATGATGAACACCATGTTGCTCAAGATCAAGGAAACCTCAGCCAAGACCATAATTCTGGATATACAAGGCGTTGCCGCAGTAGATACTGCCGTCGCCAACCACCTCATCAAGATCACCAAGGCGACGAAGCTCATGGGATGCCGCTGTATCATCTCGGGCATGTCTCCGGCCGTTGCCGAAAGCCTTGTGCATCTGGGTATTGATCTGGGCGATGTGGCCACCAATTCCACATTGCGCGATGCATTGGGAGACGCCTTTACGCTCATGAGTCTTGAAGTCAAAAAAACTAAATAA
- a CDS encoding PPC domain-containing DNA-binding protein: protein MSCIAVRLRPGQDLLCELERFVREQSIEAACVLTCVGSLTTAVLRYANQENAIVLEGHYEIVSLTGVLSHHGSHCHIALSDSQGRTVGAHVLEGCKIYTTAEIVLGVCPDVRFVRRYDSETGYPELEIESATCEEE, encoded by the coding sequence ATGTCGTGCATTGCCGTGAGATTGCGGCCAGGGCAGGACTTGCTGTGTGAACTGGAACGATTTGTCCGTGAGCAATCCATCGAGGCTGCGTGTGTGCTGACCTGTGTGGGGAGTTTGACCACGGCGGTTCTACGGTATGCCAATCAGGAGAATGCTATCGTGCTGGAAGGGCACTACGAGATTGTCTCTCTGACAGGCGTGCTGTCACATCATGGTTCCCATTGTCATATTGCGCTGTCCGATTCGCAGGGGCGAACCGTGGGAGCGCATGTTCTTGAAGGCTGCAAGATCTACACGACCGCAGAGATTGTGCTGGGGGTATGTCCTGATGTCCGTTTTGTGCGGAGGTACGATTCAGAGACAGGATATCCCGAGCTTGAAATCGAATCTGCAACTTGTGAAGAGGAGTAG
- a CDS encoding ECF transporter S component has protein sequence MMGLSDRLKSGFSTFTLVFIAVAIVINIAVGQLVSLLKLPIFLDSIGTILVGVLAGPWAGAITGLLTNLIWGLISSPVAAAFAPVAMVIGFMAGICARYGLFKTWWLALVAGVVITVFNAVVAVPIRLYMFGGITGSGADFVTSYMLALGRDLFGSVVITVFTSNLLDKVVSALLVWGLIKALPGRTTSRLSRSEATLS, from the coding sequence ATGATGGGTTTATCAGACCGGTTGAAGAGTGGATTTTCGACGTTTACGCTGGTGTTTATTGCTGTCGCTATTGTTATCAACATAGCCGTCGGCCAATTGGTGTCACTTCTCAAGCTTCCGATTTTTCTTGATTCAATCGGCACCATCCTCGTTGGTGTGCTCGCCGGTCCATGGGCTGGAGCCATTACCGGTTTACTGACCAACCTGATTTGGGGTTTGATCAGTTCACCTGTTGCGGCCGCTTTTGCCCCTGTTGCCATGGTTATCGGTTTCATGGCCGGTATCTGTGCTCGCTACGGCCTGTTCAAGACATGGTGGCTGGCTCTCGTTGCCGGTGTCGTCATCACTGTGTTCAACGCTGTGGTCGCGGTTCCCATTCGGTTGTATATGTTTGGCGGCATTACCGGGAGTGGGGCGGATTTCGTGACTTCCTACATGCTCGCTCTGGGCCGCGACCTGTTCGGCTCCGTCGTGATAACTGTGTTTACGTCGAACCTGTTGGACAAGGTTGTCTCGGCATTGCTGGTATGGGGATTGATCAAGGCGCTTCCCGGCCGTACCACCTCGCGGCTTTCCCGGTCCGAAGCAACCCTTTCCTAA
- a CDS encoding energy-coupling factor transporter transmembrane component T family protein, with amino-acid sequence MNIPEQSTTLHVHGESWTHRLHPLNKLAYILLVGVGVYLLPKGWMIACLLIVCNLVLAMMSGVLGPLWKILWRTMLPLLLFMIPIHGLLNPDNVTPVFTYHSISLYAEGLRFAAVVLVRLAAVITASLLFVLCTHPADCITAATQAGCSPSVAYLLGSPLLILPAMRARAGVIQSAQRARGLDSEGHFFKRMKALKPLVAPFVLGALVEIEQRAIALEVRGFNSRTVATSWRVLVDSKGQKGARWAMLLMVVGIIVWRIVG; translated from the coding sequence TTGAATATTCCAGAACAGTCCACGACTCTCCATGTACATGGCGAGTCGTGGACACATCGTCTTCATCCGCTTAACAAGCTGGCGTATATTCTGCTGGTCGGGGTTGGGGTGTATCTTCTGCCCAAGGGGTGGATGATCGCTTGTCTGCTGATTGTCTGCAACCTCGTTCTGGCCATGATGAGCGGTGTGCTTGGACCGTTGTGGAAGATTCTGTGGCGGACCATGCTGCCGTTGCTGCTGTTCATGATTCCCATTCATGGATTGCTGAATCCTGACAATGTGACTCCTGTTTTTACCTACCATTCCATTTCGTTGTACGCAGAAGGGTTGCGTTTTGCGGCGGTTGTCTTGGTACGGCTGGCAGCGGTGATTACCGCCTCATTGTTGTTTGTTCTCTGTACGCATCCTGCGGACTGTATTACTGCGGCCACGCAGGCAGGATGTTCGCCATCAGTCGCCTATTTGCTGGGCAGTCCGCTGTTGATACTCCCTGCAATGCGTGCCCGGGCAGGCGTTATCCAGTCCGCTCAACGGGCGCGGGGCCTGGACTCCGAAGGACATTTTTTCAAGCGGATGAAGGCGTTGAAGCCGCTGGTAGCCCCGTTCGTACTGGGGGCGCTCGTTGAAATCGAACAGCGGGCCATTGCCCTTGAGGTCCGTGGGTTCAATTCACGCACTGTTGCGACATCATGGCGCGTTCTTGTTGATTCAAAGGGGCAGAAGGGGGCTCGCTGGGCCATGCTGTTAATGGTGGTGGGAATCATAGTTTGGAGAATAGTGGGCTGA
- a CDS encoding energy-coupling factor ABC transporter ATP-binding protein: protein MATLTLDDVTYAYPGTQSAALNGISARIEHGECVALIGANDAGKSTLCYALTGVVPHLFNGRLSGDILKNDERLSELSVAEIACDVGLVMQIPANQFSNVRFTVFEEVAFSLENRGVEREAIWERVMRVLALTGLTELAERSPQQLSGGQQQRVVLASMLVGEPDVLVLDEPTTFLDPRGTREVFEILDRLRSQGKTIVIAEQKLDMVARYADRVLALHQGKLVLDGPPCEVLVDPMIREIGLDWTRYTQVAALAVEHDRWKAGQALATTFSEVVSGLKVD from the coding sequence ATGGCAACATTGACACTTGATGATGTGACCTACGCCTATCCAGGAACGCAGAGTGCGGCGTTGAACGGGATTTCTGCCCGTATCGAACACGGAGAATGTGTGGCCCTGATCGGGGCTAATGACGCGGGAAAATCCACATTGTGCTATGCGTTGACCGGAGTTGTTCCGCACCTCTTTAACGGGCGTCTGAGCGGGGATATTCTCAAGAATGACGAGCGTCTCAGTGAGCTGAGCGTGGCAGAAATAGCCTGTGATGTGGGGCTTGTCATGCAGATACCCGCGAACCAGTTTTCCAATGTCCGCTTTACGGTTTTTGAAGAAGTCGCGTTTAGTTTGGAGAATCGTGGCGTTGAGCGGGAAGCCATTTGGGAACGTGTGATGCGCGTGCTTGCGCTTACCGGGTTGACTGAGTTGGCAGAGCGGTCGCCCCAGCAGCTTTCCGGGGGGCAACAACAACGAGTGGTGTTGGCGTCCATGCTGGTGGGAGAACCGGATGTATTGGTTCTGGATGAGCCGACCACGTTTTTAGATCCCCGCGGAACACGAGAGGTGTTCGAGATCCTCGACCGCTTGCGGAGCCAGGGTAAAACCATTGTGATCGCGGAACAGAAACTGGATATGGTCGCCCGATATGCAGACAGGGTACTGGCGCTGCACCAAGGGAAACTGGTTCTGGACGGGCCACCATGTGAAGTCCTCGTTGATCCCATGATACGTGAGATCGGACTTGACTGGACGCGGTACACGCAGGTCGCGGCTTTGGCCGTGGAGCATGATCGATGGAAGGCAGGGCAGGCCTTGGCAACCACATTCTCCGAGGTTGTCTCGGGGCTGAAGGTCGATTGA